In Mesorhizobium sp. J428, the genomic window AGGAATTCGGTTCCAAGGCCAAGGAACTCAAGGCCGGTGACACGGTCGAGGTCATGGTCGACCGCATCGAGAACGCGCTTGGCGAAGCCGTCCTGTCGCGCGAGAAGGCTCGCCGCGAGGAGAGCTGGGTCAAGCTCGAAGAGAAGTTCAACCGCAACGAGCGTGTCGAAGGCGTCATCTTCAACCAGGTCAAGGGCGGCTTCACGGTCGACCTCGACGGCGCGGTTGCCTTCCTGCCGCGTTCGCAGGTCGACATCCGTCCGATCCGCGACGTTACCCCGCTCATGCACACGCCGCAGCCCTTCGAGATCCTCAAGATGGATCGCCGTCGCGGCAACATCGTCGTGTCGCGCCGCACCGTGCTCGAAGAGTCGCGTGCCGAGCAGCGCTCCGAGATCGTCCAGAACCTCGAAGAGGGTCAGGTGGTCGAGGGCGTGGTCAAGAACATCACCGACTACGGTGCGTTCGTCGACCTCGGCGGCATCGACGGCCTGCTGCACGTCACCGACATGGCCTGGCGCCGCGTCAACCATCCGACCGAGATCCTCAACATCGGTCAGACGGTCAAGGTGCAGATCATCCGCATCAACCAGGAAACCCACCGCATCTCGCTCGGCATGAAGCAGCTCGAGAGCGATCCGTGGGGCGACATCGGCACCAAGTTCCCGATCGGCAAGAAGATCAAGGGAACGGTCACGAACATCACCGACTACGGTGCGTTCGTCGAGCTGGAGCCGGGCATCGAAGGCCTCATCCACGTTTCCGAAATGTCGTGGACCAAGAAGAACGTCCATCCCGGCAAGATCCTGTCGACCAGCCAGGACGTCGACGTCGTGGTGCTCGAGGTCGATCCGGCCAAGCGCCGCATCTCTCTCGGTCTCAAGCAGACGCTTGAGAATCCGTGGGAAGCCTTCGTGCGCAACCATCCGGTCGGCTCGACCGTGGAGGGCGAGGTCAAGAACAAGACCGAGTTCGGCCTGTTCATCGGCCTCGACGGCGACGTGGATGGCATGGTGCACCTCTCCGACCTCGACTGGACCCGTCCGGGCGAGCAGGTCATCGAGGAATACCAGCGCGGCCAGATGGTCCAGGCACAGGTGCTCGACATTGATGTCGACAAGGAGCGCATCTCGCTCGGCATCAAGCAGCTGGGCCGCGACACCGTCGCGGACTCGGGCGACATCCGCAAGAATGCGGTCGTCACCTGCGAGGTCATCGGCGTGAAGGACGGTGGCATCGAGGTCCGGCTCGTCGAGAGCGGTCTCGAGAGCTTCATCAAGCGTTCGGACCTGTCGCGCGATCGCGACGAGCAGCGCCCCGAGCGCTTCTCGATCGGCCAGAAGCTCGACGCCCGCGTCATCGCCTACGACAAGAAGACCCGCAAGCTGCAGGTCTCGATCAAGGCGCTGGAGATCGCCGAGGAGAAGGAAGCCGTGGCTCAGTACGGCTCGACCGACTCCGGCGCGTCGCTCGGCGACATCCTGGGTGCAGCACTCAAGGGCCGCAACAACTGATCGACCGCTAAGGCTCGAAACAAGAACCCCGCCGGAGCGATCCGGCGGGGTTTTTCTTTGGCGATGGAAATTTCGTCAGAACGTCTTCGCCAGCCGCGCGTCGACCGAATGCGCGCCGCCGCCGCGCACGGCCAGGAAGGCGAAGATCGCAGCCCAGATGATCGACTTTTCGGCGCCCTGGTAGCCCTCGCCAAGCGTCGCCCAGTGAAACCAGACCGTCACCAGAAGCACGACCATCGCCGCGAAGGCTGCCGCGCGCGTGAACAGGCCGAGCACGATCATGATGCCGCCGAAGAACTCCGTGGCCGCGAGCAGTGGCGACCAGAACATGCCCGGAAAGAAGCCCAGGCTCTCGACCATGCCGACCGTTCCAAACGGATCGACAATCTTGCCGGCGCCGTGGGTGATCAGGGTTCCGCCCGCCACGACCCGCAGCAATGTGAAGGCGAGATCGTGCAGCGAGGAATAGACCGGCGCGAGGAAGGGGAGGATGAGGCGGTTGCGTTGCGGGCTCGCGACATCGGTTGTGTCTGTCATGCGGTTCTCCTTGTGTTGCGGTGCACAAATCACCGCGCGTCTCCGTCGGGTCAAATCAACCGGCCTCAACAGCGCGTGAAGGATCCGTGTGCATCGGACATGGAACCCGGACGTTGGGCGTTGCGTTCCCAAGCAGACCGGCGTTGCGCCGGGACATAGCAAGATCAAGGAGATGCGACATGAATTGGAATCAGGTCGAAGGCAATTGGGAACAGTTCAAGGGCAAGGTCCAGCAGCAGTGGGGCAAGCTGACGAACGACGATCTCGACGTCATCAAGGGCAAGCGCAAGGAGCTCGCCGGCCGCATCCAGGAGCGCTACGGCAAGGCGCAGGACCAGGCGGAGCAGGACATTGATTCCTGGCTCTCGCGCCACTGATCGATTGCCTCAAGTGCTTCGGAGCCCCGTCACCGACGGGGCTCTTTTGCGTCAGGGGAGCCTGGAGCGGATGCGGCGAAGCGTGTCCGCAGAGACCTCCAGCCCCCGTTTCTCAGCCTTCAGCCGCGACTTGGCCTTGGTCCTGCCCGGCACGTAGAGACCGAAATCGGCCGATAAACGGTCGAGATGGCGGCCGGTCCGTCTTGCAAATCCGTCCGTGAAGAGTTTCGGATCGATCGCAGCCACGAACAGTCCGCTTCCCGGCGAGCGCGCGCCTTGCGTGAAGGACGGCGCGTCGAGCGACCAGTTCGCGCCAGACAATCCGGCCGCCAGCACCTCGACCATCAGTGCGATATTGGCGCCCCGCTCGCCGCCAAATGCGAGCAGCGCGCCTTTCATGGCTTGCGCCGGGTCGGAGGTCGGCGCCCCGTCGGGCCCGAGCGCCCACCCCTCCGGAATTTTCTCCCCGCGTTCCGCCGCTGCCCGAACGTTGACGAAGGCGGTCGCGCTCGACGCCTGGTCGATCACCAGCGCGCCGGCGCCGTCCAAGGGCGCGGCAAAGGCGATTGGATTGGTGCAGAACACCGGTTTCGTCGTGCCGGAACCGGCCAGCAGCGCAGGCCCGCTGGTCGCGGCAAGTCCCACCAGTCCGCGTTCCGCCAGGCGTCCGACGAAATAGCCGAGCGCGCCCGCCGTGTAGGCGTTCCTCTGGCTGAAGATCGCGACGCCGAAACTCTCCGCCGCTGCCACCAGGTCGTCGAATGCCATGTCGAAGCCGAGATGCGCGGTGCCGCCGCCGGCGTCGGACAGGATCACGGCCGGCGCCGGCCGCGAGATCAGCGGCGCCGCCGTTCCGTCGATGCGGCCTGCTTCCAGCGCGTCGAGATAGTCGAGGAAATGCGCGAGCCCGACCGACGGCTGGCCTTCCGCTTCCGCCGCCACCGCGGCGCGCGCAATCGACTCGGCCGCAGGGGCCGATGCGCCTGCTGCGATCGCCGCGTCGATGCAGAGCTGCTCGGCCTCGGGGAGCGTGATGCGTTCCGTGGCTGGCGTGCTCATCCGAGCCGGACCGGAATGCGCGCCTCCAGCCTTCTGAACAGGAAGATGACGATGCCGGAGATCGCCAGATAGACCAGCGCCAGAAGGAGCAGCGGCTCGTAGACGATGAATGTGTCCTGCCGTACCCGCGAGGCGACGGCGTAAATGTCGACGACGGTGATGGTCGCGACCAGCGGCGTCGCCTTGAGCTGCAGCACCGTCTCGCCGGCGAGCGTCGGCAGCGCGCGATGCATTGCCTGCGGCAGCCAGATGCGGCGGAAGATCGTGAATGGCCGCATGCCATAGGCGCGCGCAGCTTCAAGCTGGCCCTTGGGCACCCCGGCGAAGGCGCCGCGCATCACCTCGCCCTCATAGGCGGCGTAGGAAATGGTGAGTGCCAGCACAGCATAAGGCCACGCCTGCCTGAGATACGGCCACAGCTCCGATTGCCTGATCCATGGAAACTGCGGAAACAGCGAACCCAGCCCGTAATAGAGCAGCCACAGCTGCAAAAGCAGTGGCGTGCCGCGGATCACCGTGCAGAAGGCATTTGCCGGCATCGCCAGCCACCACGGCCCGGCTGCCTGGGCGAGGCCCAGCGGAATGGCCAGCATTATGCCGAGCACACAGGTGACGACGAGGATCCAGACGGTGCGCCAGATGCCCTGGACGGCGAGGTCGAAATAGTTCGGTAGCCAGTCCCAGCGCATGAACACCGCAGCTGCCACCGCCAGGGCCGCCGCAATGGCGATCAGCAGGATCCGGTGCGGCTGCAGCCAGGGGCTGCGCGCCGCGAACTCGGCAAGGCTGGCCGCGCGGTCCGTCATCGGGTGCTCCCCGAGACGGACGGCATGCCGCGCCGCGACCAGCGCTCGACGCGGGCGATGATCCGGTTCGAGAACAAGGTCAGCAGCAGGTAGAGGATGCCCGCGGCGACGAAGAAGGTGAAATAGGCCTTGGTCTGTCCCGCCGCGGTGCGCGTCTCCTGCGTCAGCTCGTTGAAGCCGACGATGGCCAGCAGCGCGGTATCCTTCGTCGCGATCAGCCAAAGATTGGCAAGGCCGGGGATGGCGAAGGGCAGCATCGCCGGCAGCGTGATCCGCCGCAGCATCAGCAGCGGCGACATGCCGTAGGCGCGCGCCGCTTCGATCTGGCCCTGCGGGATTGACAGGATCGCACCGCGCAGCACTTCGGTCGAATAGGCGCCCTGCACGACCGCCAGCACCCAGATGCCGGCCACCAGCCCGTTGATGTCGATGCGCTCGTGGCCGAACGCCACGAGAACGCGGTTGATGAGGTCCGTGCCGGCGAAATAGAGGATCAGGATCAGCACCAGTTCCGGCACGGCGCGCACCACGGTGGTGTAGACCTCCAGCAGGTCGCGCAGGATCGGCCCGCCATAAAGCTTGCCATAGGCGCCGCCGATGCCGATCGCGAGGCCGAAGCCGAAGGCGCCGATGGCGATGACGATCGAGTTCGCCAGCCCGCGCAGCAGGTTCCCGCCCCAGCCCGGCGGGCTGAGTGCAAGCAGGTCCAGCGTCGAGACCTGGAGCAGGGGCGCGAAGAGCGTTTCGATCACGGCAGGCCGAACGGCGGCTGGATCACTCCCTCACGATCCGGTCACCCGCCATACACGTCGAAATCGAAGTATTTCTTCGTGATCTCGGCATATTTGCCGTTGTCCCGGATCGCCTTGATCGCGGCGTTCAGCTTGTCCTTGAGCTCGGTGTCCTCTTTGCGCAGGCCGGCCCCGACGCCGGGTCCGAGGATTTCGAGATCTTCCGCGACATTGCCCTTGAGGTCGCAGCAGGCCTGGCCCTGCTCGGACTTCAGAAAGGCGTCGAGCGCGATGGCGTCGGCCTGCGTCGCGTCGATGCGGCCGGCGGCGAGATCCTGGTTGGCCTCGTCCTGGGTCTGGTATTCCTTGATCTCCGCGGCTTCGGTGAAGTGCTTCTTCACATAGGCCGAATGGGTGGTCGACACCTGCACGCCGATGATCTTGCCCTTGAGCCCGGCGGGATCGGCCGTGAAACTCTCTCCCTTCGGCCCGATCACCGCCGTCGGCGTGTTGTAGTATTTGTCGGAGAAGTCGATCGTCTTCTTGCGCTCGTCGGTGATCGACATCGAGTTCATGATCGCGTCGATCTTCTTGGTGGTGAGCGCCGGGATCAGGCCGTCCCACGGGATCGGCGTCAGCTCGCAGGTCAGCTTTGCCTCGGTGCAGATGGCGTCGATGATCTCGACCTCCCATCCGCCCCACTTTCCGGAAGCGTCGGCGGACCAGAAGGGCGGATAGGCCTCTGGCGAAAAGCCGACCTTCACCGTCTGCGCCGAGGCGAAGCCGCCCGAGGCTGCGAGCAGGGCCGCTGCGGCGGCCAGTCTGGCGATCATCTTCATGTCATTCTCCCATTCTTTCTGGTTCCCGAAGAGACATCCGCCGGTCCTTCTCAGCCGACCGTCCGGATGAATTGCTTGAGCCGCTCGGATCTCGGCGCGCCGAACACCTGGTCCGGCGGACCTTCCTCCTCGACGACGCCGTTGTGGAGGAACACCACATGGGTCGCCACGTCGCGGGCGAATTTCATTTCGTGCGTGACGAGGATCATGGTTCGTCCTTCGCGCGCGAGGTCGGCGATCACCTTGAGCACCTCGCCGACCAGTTCCGGGTCGAGCGCCGACGTCGGCTCGTCGAACAGCATCACGCGTGGCTGGATGGCAAGCGCGCGGGCGATCGCGCCGCGCTGCTGCTGGCCGCCGGAGAGGAAGGCGGGATAGACGTCGCGCTTCTCGGCGAGGCCGACGCGCGCGAGCAGCCGTTCCGCCGTGGCGATCGCCTCCGCGCGCGGCACGCCGAGCACGTGGACGGGCACCTCGACGACGTTCTCC contains:
- the rpsA gene encoding 30S ribosomal protein S1; translated protein: MSAANPSRDDFASMLDESFSESNSAEGSVVRGIITSIEKDMAIIDVGLKVEGRVPLKEFGSKAKELKAGDTVEVMVDRIENALGEAVLSREKARREESWVKLEEKFNRNERVEGVIFNQVKGGFTVDLDGAVAFLPRSQVDIRPIRDVTPLMHTPQPFEILKMDRRRGNIVVSRRTVLEESRAEQRSEIVQNLEEGQVVEGVVKNITDYGAFVDLGGIDGLLHVTDMAWRRVNHPTEILNIGQTVKVQIIRINQETHRISLGMKQLESDPWGDIGTKFPIGKKIKGTVTNITDYGAFVELEPGIEGLIHVSEMSWTKKNVHPGKILSTSQDVDVVVLEVDPAKRRISLGLKQTLENPWEAFVRNHPVGSTVEGEVKNKTEFGLFIGLDGDVDGMVHLSDLDWTRPGEQVIEEYQRGQMVQAQVLDIDVDKERISLGIKQLGRDTVADSGDIRKNAVVTCEVIGVKDGGIEVRLVESGLESFIKRSDLSRDRDEQRPERFSIGQKLDARVIAYDKKTRKLQVSIKALEIAEEKEAVAQYGSTDSGASLGDILGAALKGRNN
- a CDS encoding DoxX family protein, translating into MTDTTDVASPQRNRLILPFLAPVYSSLHDLAFTLLRVVAGGTLITHGAGKIVDPFGTVGMVESLGFFPGMFWSPLLAATEFFGGIMIVLGLFTRAAAFAAMVVLLVTVWFHWATLGEGYQGAEKSIIWAAIFAFLAVRGGGAHSVDARLAKTF
- a CDS encoding CsbD family protein, which codes for MNWNQVEGNWEQFKGKVQQQWGKLTNDDLDVIKGKRKELAGRIQERYGKAQDQAEQDIDSWLSRH
- a CDS encoding Ldh family oxidoreductase, with amino-acid sequence MSTPATERITLPEAEQLCIDAAIAAGASAPAAESIARAAVAAEAEGQPSVGLAHFLDYLDALEAGRIDGTAAPLISRPAPAVILSDAGGGTAHLGFDMAFDDLVAAAESFGVAIFSQRNAYTAGALGYFVGRLAERGLVGLAATSGPALLAGSGTTKPVFCTNPIAFAAPLDGAGALVIDQASSATAFVNVRAAAERGEKIPEGWALGPDGAPTSDPAQAMKGALLAFGGERGANIALMVEVLAAGLSGANWSLDAPSFTQGARSPGSGLFVAAIDPKLFTDGFARRTGRHLDRLSADFGLYVPGRTKAKSRLKAEKRGLEVSADTLRRIRSRLP
- a CDS encoding ABC transporter permease, yielding MTDRAASLAEFAARSPWLQPHRILLIAIAAALAVAAAVFMRWDWLPNYFDLAVQGIWRTVWILVVTCVLGIMLAIPLGLAQAAGPWWLAMPANAFCTVIRGTPLLLQLWLLYYGLGSLFPQFPWIRQSELWPYLRQAWPYAVLALTISYAAYEGEVMRGAFAGVPKGQLEAARAYGMRPFTIFRRIWLPQAMHRALPTLAGETVLQLKATPLVATITVVDIYAVASRVRQDTFIVYEPLLLLALVYLAISGIVIFLFRRLEARIPVRLG
- a CDS encoding ABC transporter permease; amino-acid sequence: MIETLFAPLLQVSTLDLLALSPPGWGGNLLRGLANSIVIAIGAFGFGLAIGIGGAYGKLYGGPILRDLLEVYTTVVRAVPELVLILILYFAGTDLINRVLVAFGHERIDINGLVAGIWVLAVVQGAYSTEVLRGAILSIPQGQIEAARAYGMSPLLMLRRITLPAMLPFAIPGLANLWLIATKDTALLAIVGFNELTQETRTAAGQTKAYFTFFVAAGILYLLLTLFSNRIIARVERWSRRGMPSVSGSTR
- a CDS encoding transporter substrate-binding domain-containing protein: MKMIARLAAAAALLAASGGFASAQTVKVGFSPEAYPPFWSADASGKWGGWEVEIIDAICTEAKLTCELTPIPWDGLIPALTTKKIDAIMNSMSITDERKKTIDFSDKYYNTPTAVIGPKGESFTADPAGLKGKIIGVQVSTTHSAYVKKHFTEAAEIKEYQTQDEANQDLAAGRIDATQADAIALDAFLKSEQGQACCDLKGNVAEDLEILGPGVGAGLRKEDTELKDKLNAAIKAIRDNGKYAEITKKYFDFDVYGG
- a CDS encoding ABC transporter ATP-binding protein, producing the protein MNLASAEHADAGQTAAEAIHVENLHKKFGELHVLKGVSLSARDGDVVAIIGGSGSGKSTLLRCINCLENPTSGTIRVNAEEIRLKADSYGNTVPADRRQIERIRSKLGMVFQNFNLWSHMTLLENVVEVPVHVLGVPRAEAIATAERLLARVGLAEKRDVYPAFLSGGQQQRGAIARALAIQPRVMLFDEPTSALDPELVGEVLKVIADLAREGRTMILVTHEMKFARDVATHVVFLHNGVVEEEGPPDQVFGAPRSERLKQFIRTVG